In one Nicotiana sylvestris chromosome 8, ASM39365v2, whole genome shotgun sequence genomic region, the following are encoded:
- the LOC138876424 gene encoding uncharacterized protein, whose translation MGKYGVGILVDRDLKELVVDVKRENNRLIFIKLVVGGLTLSVISAYAQQAGLDEKVKRNFWENLDEVVRGIPHTEKLFIGGNFNGHSGESAGGYGDVHGEFDFGVRNEGGTSLLAFAKAFDLVVTNSCF comes from the coding sequence ATGGGCAAGTACGGGGTAGGAATTTTAGTAGATAGGGATCTCAAAGAGCTGGTGGTAGATGTTAAGAGGGAGAACAATAGGTTGATATTTATTAAGCTAGTGGTTGGTGGGCTCACTTTAAGTGTGATTAGTGCTTACGCACAGCAAGCGGGCTTGGACGAGAAGGTTAAAAGGAACTTCTGGGAGAATTTGGATGAGGTGGTGAGAGGTATTCCACACACTGAGAAGCTATTCATAGGAGGTAATTTTAATGGTCATAGTGGGGAGTCAGCTGGGGGATATGGCGATGTACATGGCGAGTTCGATTTTGGAGTTAGGAACGAGGGTGGTACCTCGTTGTTGGCCTTCGCCAAAGCATTTGATTTGGTAGTTACTAACTCGTGCTTTTAG